The Streptomyces laurentii genome contains a region encoding:
- a CDS encoding NTP pyrophosphohydrolase (NTP pyrophosphohydrolase [Streptomyces albus J1074];~Nudix hydrolase isa superfamily of enzymes found in all three kingdoms of life, and it catalyzes the hydrolysis of NUcleoside DIphosphates linked to other moieties, X. Enzymes belonging to this superfamily require a divalent cation, such as Mg2+ or Mn2+...; cl00447;~identified by MetaGeneAnnotator; putative;~nudix motif), translated as MSADEVIDVVDENDRVTGRAPRGEVYARGLIHRVSFVQVRDGQGRIFVHRRTATKALFPSRYDMFVGGVLGAGESYDEAALREAEEELGVTGLARPVPLFRFLYDGGAAGKWWSAVYEVRCDLPVHPQVEEVAWHAFLPEAEVEARLGDWPWVPDGLAAYERLRAHREG; from the coding sequence ATGAGCGCTGATGAAGTGATCGACGTCGTCGACGAGAACGACCGGGTGACCGGTCGGGCCCCGCGCGGTGAGGTGTACGCGCGGGGGCTGATCCACCGGGTCTCGTTCGTCCAGGTGCGGGACGGCCAGGGCCGGATCTTCGTGCACCGCCGGACCGCGACGAAGGCACTCTTCCCGTCGCGGTACGACATGTTCGTGGGCGGGGTCCTCGGGGCCGGCGAGTCGTACGACGAGGCCGCGCTGCGCGAGGCCGAGGAGGAGCTGGGGGTGACCGGACTCGCCCGGCCGGTACCGCTGTTCCGGTTCCTGTACGACGGGGGCGCGGCCGGGAAGTGGTGGTCGGCCGTCTACGAGGTGCGCTGCGATCTGCCCGTGCATCCGCAGGTCGAGGAGGTGGCCTGGCACGCTTTCCTGCCGGAGGCCGAGGTGGAGGCCCGGCTCGGCGACTGGCCGTGGGTGCCGGACGGACTCGCCGCGTACGAACGGCTGCGGGCGCACCGGGAGGGCTGA
- a CDS encoding inner membrane protein (Domain of unknown function (DUF202); cl09954;~Inner membrane protein [Streptomyces fulvissimus DSM40593];~UniProt-pubmed:11572948; UniProt-pubmed:20624727; UniProt-pubmed:21463507; UniProt-pubmed:18375553; UniProt-pubmed:20581206; UniProt-pubmed:20064060; UniProt-pubmed:21551298;~identified by MetaGeneAnnotator; putative), producing the protein MSDFVQTLRLWFAPRRLQEEGTTPDYRFSLANERTFLAWLRTALALIGGGFAVAQFLPDLAWGLRVALSLALLAAGVLCALRAVNHWVRTERAMRRDEDLPASRFPAVLSLTVALVALAMVTIVLFGWAER; encoded by the coding sequence GTGAGCGACTTCGTACAGACCCTGCGCCTGTGGTTCGCGCCGCGCCGCCTCCAGGAGGAGGGCACGACCCCGGACTACCGGTTCTCGCTGGCCAACGAGCGCACCTTCCTCGCCTGGCTGCGGACGGCGCTCGCGCTGATCGGCGGCGGTTTCGCCGTGGCCCAGTTCCTGCCGGACCTGGCCTGGGGCCTGCGGGTCGCGCTCTCGCTCGCGCTGCTGGCGGCCGGGGTGCTGTGCGCGCTGCGCGCCGTGAACCACTGGGTCCGCACCGAGCGGGCCATGCGGCGCGACGAGGATCTGCCGGCGTCCCGTTTCCCGGCCGTCCTGAGCCTGACGGTGGCGCTGGTCGCGCTCGCGATGGTGACGATCGTGCTCTTCGGCTGGGCCGAGCGGTGA